Proteins encoded by one window of Candidatus Endowatersipora endosymbiont of Watersipora subatra:
- the coaE gene encoding dephospho-CoA kinase (Dephospho-CoA kinase (CoaE) performs the final step in coenzyme A biosynthesis.) — MTLFIGLTGSIGMGKSTTASFFRDAGILVYDADAEVHDIYREEAGNLLESTFPDISNDQGIDRSKLSRHVIGNKEAMKKLEAIVHPLVQKRKQEFYNIAKEQNVFLAVLDIPLLFETASDQDVDGIVVVTAPADIQRNRVLARQEMSEKKFEKLLSLQEPDSLKQQKADFIIDTSKGIECARQQVLMIITDITSGCWQPQSKRFKN; from the coding sequence ATGACACTTTTCATCGGTCTCACTGGTTCCATTGGAATGGGAAAATCGACAACTGCATCATTCTTTCGGGATGCTGGGATCTTAGTTTATGATGCCGATGCTGAAGTGCATGATATTTACCGAGAGGAAGCAGGAAATCTTCTTGAGAGTACTTTTCCTGATATAAGTAATGATCAAGGTATAGATCGATCCAAATTATCAAGACACGTCATTGGCAATAAAGAAGCAATGAAGAAACTTGAAGCGATTGTTCACCCTCTTGTTCAAAAAAGAAAACAAGAGTTTTATAACATCGCGAAAGAACAAAATGTTTTTCTTGCGGTATTGGATATTCCCTTACTTTTTGAGACCGCTAGTGATCAGGATGTTGATGGTATTGTAGTTGTTACTGCTCCTGCAGACATCCAGCGCAATCGTGTTCTTGCCCGTCAGGAGATGAGTGAAAAGAAATTTGAAAAGCTACTCAGTCTCCAAGAACCAGACTCTCTCAAACAACAAAAAGCTGACTTCATTATCGACACATCGAAAGGGATTGAATGTGCGCGTCAGCAAGTTTTAATGATTATAACAGACATTACATCAGGATGTTGGCAGCCCCAATCTAAGAGGTTCAAAAATTAA
- the dnaQ gene encoding DNA polymerase III subunit epsilon, whose protein sequence is MSDNWQDNREVIFDTETTGLSAKNGDRIIEIGAVEMINRVPTGRTFHEYFHPGEKEVSPEAEAIHGISTAQLLDKPTFTDLLPKFEDFFGRGTLIAHNATFDIGFLNAELKRAGQPAIEAARVIDSLKIARRKFPTLSNSLDALCKRFGIKNTDRTLHGAFLDSQLLTYVYIELTGGLQLRFDLDHDSHDLDHLSTLDIGTRLQQKQRPNPLDSRLTPKEAEAHADMVMMMGHKAIWNKWK, encoded by the coding sequence ATGTCGGATAATTGGCAAGATAATAGAGAAGTGATCTTCGATACCGAAACCACTGGATTGAGTGCAAAGAATGGTGACCGTATTATTGAAATCGGTGCAGTTGAGATGATTAACAGAGTTCCGACAGGAAGAACTTTTCATGAATATTTTCATCCTGGAGAGAAAGAAGTTAGTCCTGAGGCTGAAGCTATTCATGGTATTTCAACGGCTCAACTTCTTGATAAGCCCACCTTTACTGATCTCCTACCGAAATTTGAAGACTTCTTTGGTAGGGGAACATTGATTGCTCATAATGCAACATTTGACATCGGTTTTCTTAATGCTGAACTCAAACGTGCAGGCCAACCAGCCATCGAAGCCGCTAGGGTTATCGATTCTCTCAAAATTGCGAGAAGGAAGTTTCCTACTCTCTCTAATTCCCTTGATGCTTTGTGTAAGCGTTTTGGAATTAAAAACACTGACCGCACCCTTCACGGGGCTTTTCTTGACTCTCAACTTCTGACTTATGTCTATATCGAATTGACAGGTGGTCTACAACTTCGTTTTGATCTTGATCATGATTCTCATGATCTTGATCATTTGAGTACTCTTGATATAGGAACCCGTTTACAACAAAAACAGCGTCCTAATCCTCTTGATTCCCGTTTGACACCGAAAGAAGCAGAAGCTCACGCTGACATGGTGATGATGATGGGACATAAAGCAATTTGGAATAAATGGAAATAG